Below is a genomic region from Persicimonas caeni.
CAGCTCGAGCGGGTCAGCCGCGAGAAGAAAGCCCAGCGCCACCTCGAGCAGGCGCGCACGCTGCTCGGCGAGGACAAAGACGACGAGGCCACCGAGGCGGCGTCGCAGATCTCGAATGACAGCGTCTATTTCGAAGACGCCCAGGCGCTGATCCGTAAGACGCGCCAGCGCCGCGTGGCCGCCCTGTACCAGAAGGCTCAAGAGGCGGTGACCGCCGAAAAGCCCGAAGAGGCCCAGGAACATCTGGCGGCCATCCTCGAAGAAGTCCCCAACCACAAAGGGGCGCTCGAGCTCCAAAAGACCCTCGAAGAGGGCGACACGCCCGAAGAAGAAGAGGAAGCCGAGGAGAGCTCGTCTTCGAGTCGACGCTCGGCCAGCGCCTCGCGGCGCTCGAACGACGACTGGCTCAGCGGCAGCGGCTCGAGCAGCTCACGCTCGAATTCGGGGTCGAGCACGCGCATCAACTTCACCAAGGGCTTCTCGCTGTACAAGTCGGGCAAGTTCGGCCAGGCCGTCTCCTACTTCAAAAAGGCCGCCTCCGGCTCGGGCGGCGCCCTGGCCCGCCGAGCGAATACGACCGCCAAGAATATCGAGCGCTTCGAGAGCACCTACAAGCGCGCCGAGCGCGCCTATGACGCCGGCGCGTGGAAGACCGCCATCGACAGCCTCGAAGACGCCAAGCGCGCCGACCGCAAAGTCGCGCGCACCGGCTACTTCAAGTCCGAGATCAACGCCAAGCTCGCCAATGCCCACGGCAAGATCGGCTTGAGTGAGTTCGCCAAGGGCAACTACGCCAGCGCCAACCGCCACTACACCAAAGGAAAGCGCTACAGCGGGTCGAACTCGACGGTCAACAGCCTGCGCCGCAAGCTGTCGACCAAAGCGCGAAGCCTCTACATTCAGGCCGCCAACAAAAGAAAGACCGACCCTGCAAAGGCCGGTCAACTCTGCCGCCAAATCATGTCGATGGTGCCTTCGAATCACTCGATGCACCAAAAGGCAAAGAAGATGCTCTCGGAGCTCTAACAGCAGCAAAGGAGCGAAAAAGCAAAAGAGCAAAAAAGCGAGAGAGCGAAGAAGCAAAAAAGCAAAAGACAAAAAAGCAAAGGCGACCAACTCGGCCGCCTTTGCTTTTCGCTTTTTTGCTCTTTTACTCTTTTACTCTTTTGCTCTTTTGCTCTCACTGCTCTGCGCGCTCGGAGAGCACTTTACGCACCTTGAACTCGAGTTCGTCGAAGTCGAACGGCTTGTCGATATAGTCGTCGGCGCCGAACAGCGGCGAGGTCAGCTCGTTGTTGGTCGGGCCGATGGCGGTCAGCATCACGATGCCCACGCTGCTGAAGGCGTCGTCGCGCTCGCGCACGTACTTGCAGATCTCCCAGCCGCTCAGCTCGGGCATCATCACGTCGAGGATGACCAGGTTGGGTCGATGCACGATGATGCTCTCGAGGGTCTCGGCGCCATCGGCGCTCTCGATGAGGTCGCAGTCCATCGACTCGAAGTGGGCGCGCAAGATCTTGCGAATCTCGGCGTCGTCGTCGGCCAGAAGAATCAGCGGACGCTCGCGCTCTTCGGGTTCACCGTACTGCGAAGTGGTGTTCTCGAGCGTCTCGTTCAGGTCGAGGTCAGTCTCTTTTTGGTCTGCCATTTTTGGTCCCGGAGAAGAAGTTGGGCGCGAAGATTTATACCCAGAGATTAGGCGCGCGAAAGAAGAAGTGTCAAGCTGACGGAGCCGATTGACGGCCCCAAAATACTGTGAAAATTGACTGCCCGCCGTGGGTTGTCTACCCTCGACTCCAACTTTGCACGCGAGTCTCGTCTAGATGTCCAACGTCGTACCAACTCTGGCCGTGCTGCTACTCGGTCTCGTCGCCTCCGGCTGCAACCTGGCAGTCGACGTCGACGAGTATCCGTATCGGGGGCGTGGAGACGCGTTTTTGGTGGAGGATACGACCGACACCACCGACATCACCGACACGTCCGTGCAGGACGGCGGCGACACCAGTGACACCGCCGACACGATCGACCCGCAGGACATCACCGACGAAAAGCCGCCCAGCGGCAAGCCCTTCCTGATCTTTACGGAGTTGATGCCCGACAGCTCGATGCCGCCGGACGAGTCGACCGAGTACGGCGAGTTCATCGAGGTGAAGAATATCGGCACGGCGCCGGCCGATCCCCGCCGCATTATCATCCAGCTAGGCGGATCGGAGCGGCGCATCCAAGTCGACCCCTTCCCCTCGGACGACGCCGAGCGCGAGGTCTTCGACAATCTGCAGTGGATCGAGCCGGGAGAGTACTTCGTCTTCGTGCGCGAGGACCGCGACTACTACAAGCTGACCGCCGAGTTAGAGGCAGGGACTTTCTACGAGTACGGCCGCTGGTTCGACGCCGTGCCGCTGTCGAACTCGTCGCGGCGTTTGCAGCTCTCCTACAAAGCCGCCGAGTTCCACCTGGTCGAGCACGACGCCATCGAGTGGGCCGGCGGCCGGCTGATCGACCCGACGGGCGAATCGATCGAGACGCTCGGCAGCCAAGAGGATGTCGCCTGGGGCCTCCATCGCGACTTCGAAGACGCCCAGGAGAACAACGACCCGACCAACTGGTGCTTCCACGTCACGCCCTTGACCGACAGCCCGGTGATGGCCTCACCGGGCCGTCCGACGCCGACCGACTGCGTCGGGGAAGAGTGAACGAGGAAAAGAGCAAAAGAGTAAAAGAGTAAAAGAGTAAAAGAGTAAAAGAGTAAAAGAGTAAAAGAGTAAAAGAGTAAAAGAGTAAAAGAGTAAAAGAGTAAAAGAGTAAAAGAGTAAAAGAGTAAAAGAGTAAAAGAGTAAAAGAGTAAAAAAGCGAGAGAGCAAAAGGGCTCACTTCGAGGCCGTTGCTCTTTCGCTCTTTTACTTTTCACTCCTTTGCTGCTCTATCGCATTTCCTTACGAATCTGCTCGACCACCTCACTATACGAGGTGTTCTGGACCACTTTGCTCATCAGGTCGGTGTACTTCTCGACCAGGTCGGTGCGGCCCTCGGAGCGGTAGTGCTCGAGGATCTCGTGCAGCTTGACGTAGGTACGCTCGCTGTTGACGAAGTACTCGGCGGCCTGAATGGTCGCCTCGATACCGGCGCGGCTGACCGACGGCGCCTTGGCCTCGAACTGGAACTCCTTGTTCTCGCTGTTCAGGATCCCCACGGTCGCCACCGCTTCGGCCTGCGTGGCCACGTCGGGGCTGTCGTCGCTCGAGATGAGGCCCTCGATGGAGAACTCCGAGAAGCGAATCGACTCGAGGGACGGATAGTCGTCGGCCATGCGTTTTTTGAGGCCGTCGAACAGCGCGTCGATCACACCGACGCCGCCGCCGGTGACTTCGAATTTGTCATCTTGCTGATCGCTCAAGCGGCAGCTGATGTCGACGCTCCCCTTGTCCAGGTCTTCGTTGAGCGTATAGCTGTGAACCTGCAGATGGAGGTAGTCCTCCTGGAGGATTTCCTTCATCAATCCGATCATTTTTCGTTGCTTTTCGTACATGGTGCTTTCCCCTGTAGTACTGAAACCGAGACCCCGAGCGCGTCGCCACCCCGCCACACGCCAAGATTCGGTAGATTGAGCTGACGTAACTTCCGAATTACTCTACACTGTAAATGTAATACATTTACGCGTGAAATCGATGTCAAACGCTGACGGATAAGCTTCATGGCCCGCGGACACCGCTCTCAACACGATGCACCTGAATTGAGCGCATCGCAAGACCCGCACGCGAAAGAACGGGCTGTGGTTCGCGAAGGTTCGACCTTCATGACCGATCCGCAGGCCGAGCAGTTCTGCCAGACCTTTGCCGACGGGCTGGAGAGCGGCATCGGGTATGCGCGTATTCTCGATATTCTGGCGCGCCAAGATTTCGACAAGAAAACCATCGGCCGCCTGCGCGAGGCCCTGTTGGAGCGTGGCGACCTGCTCGGCGAAGCGTTGGCGCGCTACGGTCTGCTCGACCCCAACGCGCGCAAGCTGATTCTAGTCGCCGAAGAGCAAGGTGTCCTGCCCGAATCCTTCGCCCAGCTCGGCCGTATCTACGGCAAGCGCTACGCGCGCAAAAAAGCTTTCGCCGCCTCGCTCATCGAGCCGTTGATCCTCATCGCGCTCGGCCTGATCGTGTTTCGCAACATCATCGGCGGCAATATCGTCAAGCTGGCCTTCTCGCGCGACACCAACGAGCGCATCATCGACATCTTGATCATGTCGGGCATCGAATCGGCGATGTTCGCGCTGGCCTGCTTCGTGGTGTTCTTTTTGTGGCTCAACCTGCCCGTCGACTTTGCCCCGCGCGACCTGTTCAGCCGAATTTGGATGCGCATGCCGGTGGTCAGCGACCCGGGACGCCACTACTCGGTGGCGCTCTTCTGCCGCTACTTGCAGCAATCGATCGACAGCGGCATGACGGTCTATCAAGGCATCGAGCTCGCCGCCGAAGCGTCGAACCACCCAGGCATTCTCGACCACTATCAAAAAGCTCAAAAGCGCATCGAGGATGGCTACTCACTGGCCGAAGCGCTGAACACGATCCGCACGCTGCCGGTCGAGGTGCTCGAAAACGTCGACATCGGCGAGGAGTCGGGTCGACTCGACGAGCGGCTGACCTTTCTGGCCCAACGCTACGAGGACAAGGCCAACGAGAGCTTCAAAAACCGCATGTCGGCCTATACCTGGATATTGCGCTACGGGATCATCGTGCTGGTGATCTCGATGGTGCTCATGTCGATCTCCGAGCTCGACTTCCTCTGATTCCTCGAAACAACCAGACATTCGCCAACAAAAAGGCCGTCGCTCCCGTCATCGGAGCGACGGCCTTTTTGCCGTCTTCATCGCGGTGTTACTCCGCGCAAGCTCCTTCCCCGACATCGATCATGCGGATGGCCCTGATCGCCGAATCGTCGCCGGTGATCTCGCGCGCCGCTTTGACCAGTTGGGCGAGCTGCTCTCGGCTCAACGGCCGGTCGACGGCGTTGACGTCGTAGGCGAAGCCATAGCGCGCAAAGTCGCGGTGGCTCGACTGCATATTCGACAGGCCGGCCTCGTAGATGCAGTCGTCGACGGCCTTTTTGGTGCCGCGAACGTCGCTGTGCACGACCGTCAAGATGATGTCCGGATCCTCGGCCTCCACGCCGATGACGTGGCCGGGGGAGAATACCGTGTCGCGCACCGTGCCGTAGCAGTCGAACAACTGCGTGGTCGTCGCCTTGTGCTTGGCGATGCGCGGCTGGGCTTCCTGAGTCGCTGCGCCGATATGCGGCGTGTTGAAGATACGCTCGACCTCGGCATACGGGTTGTGCCAGGGGTCCTGCTTGTTGCCCGGCTCTTCGGGAAACACGTCGACCATCGCGTGGCGGATCTTCTCCTCGTTGACCGCACGGATCAGGTCGTCGGGCTCGTACAAAAAGCCGCGCGCGGCGTTCAAGAAGATGCGCGGGCTGTTCTCGCCGCGGTTGGCCCCCAACTGCGAGAAGTGCTCCTCGTAGTTGAGCATATTCTCGTTGGAGTGGCCGCGCGGATCCTCGGCCGACACGTGCACCGTGACAAAATCACCCTCGCGAAAGGCTTGCGTCATCGTGTCGCACGCCGTCCATCCCAAGGTGGTGCCCACCTCGCGGGCGACCTCGCTGGCGTCATAAAAGTAGACGTCCATGTCGAACGCCTCGGCCATCTTGGCGACCTGCTTGCCAATATTGCCCAAGCCGATGATCGACAGCGACTTGCCGCGAAGCTCGTAGCGGTTCTTGTTGTCCTTGGTCCACTCGTGGCGGTTGCTCTTGTGGACCGAGTCGTAGATGCGCCGCGCCACGGTGATGAGCTCACCGAAGATCATCTCGACGACCGACCAGCCGTTGCTGATGGGGTCGTTCATGACCATGACGCCCTCGCGAGCACACGCCTCTTTGTCGACCGAGTCGTCGCCGATGCAGCAGAGCATGATCGCGGCGAGGTTCTCGGACGCCTGCAGAACCCGCTCGTTAACGATAAAACGGCTGCGCTTGTAGAGCAGGTCGTGCTGACCCTCCTTGAGGATCTCGACGACCTCGTCCTCATCCTGAGTCTCCCGGCGGTCCGGCTCGATGCCCTGCGCGCGCAGGTAATCGTCGAGCGAGGGGTCCGGGTGCTCGAGGATGAGTGCCTTTTTGAACTTGCTGTTGAGGTAACGAACTCCGTCGATTTTTGGCATGTCGTACTACCTGTTTGGGTGTGCGTAGACTTCTACTTCGGTTGCAGCGACTGCGCTTTTAGCCAGTGGCTGCTTGTCTGTTCCTGGTCTTTCGTTCTTGGTTCTTGTCGCTGCTCGCGAGTTCGTAGCCAATCGGGCTCTTATGATTCGCGAGAGCTGTTCAGGTTTCAAATTGGAACGTCTGGCGCCAAACGCCGTTGCGTTCGTGGTCGGCTGCTCCGTCACCAAGAACCAAGAGCCAAGAACCAAGAACAATTCCCGTCGAACGACTCAGCGCCGTAAATCGACACCGCCTCAGAGCACCACGCGCTCGACGTACTCGCCAAAGACTTCGCGCAACGTGTCGGAGATCTCGCCGAGGGTGACCTTCTTCTTCACCGCGTTCAGGATATGCGGCATCAGGTTGTCGGAGCCCTCGGCCGCCTTTTTGAGCGCGGCGCGCGCCTTGTCGACGTCGTCTTGGGCGCGCGAGGCCTTGAACTCGCGCAGTCGCTCGACCTGGCTGCGCTCGACCTTTTCGTCGACGCGCAACAAATCCTCGGGCGGCTGGTGGCCGGTCTGGAACTCGTTGACCCCGACTATGATGTCCTCGCCGCGCTCCTGGCGAAGCTGGGCCTGGTAGGCGGCCTCTTGAATCTCGGACTGCTGGAAGCCCTTCTCGATGCCAGCGACCGCGCCGCCCAGGTCGTCGATGCGCTCGATATACGCGCGCGCCTCCTCCTCGATGCGGTCGGTCAGGCTCTCGACGGCGTAGCTGCCGGCGAGCGGGTCGATGAAGTCGGCCACGCCCGATTCGTGGGCGATGACCTGCTGGGTGCGCAGTGCCAGGCGCACGGCGTCCTCGTTGGGCAGGCTCAGCGCCTCGTCCCACGAGTTGGTGTGCAGCGACTGGGTGCCGCCCAAGACCGAGGCGAGCGCCTGCAAGGCCACGCGCACCACGTTGACCTTGGGCTGCTGGGCAGTGAGCGTCGAGCCGGCGGTCTGGCTGTGGAAGCGAAGCCGCATGGAGCGCTCTTTCTTGGCGCCAAAGCGCTCTTTGACAATGCGCGCCCACAGCCGCCGCGCGGCGCGGAACTTGGCGACTTCCTCGAGGAAATTGTTGTGGACGTTGAAGAAGAACGACAGCCGGCCGGCGAAGTTGTCGATATCGAGCCCGCTCTCGAGCGCACTCTCGACGTAGGCGATGCCGTTGGCCAGCGTGAAGCCGACCTCCTGAGCGGCGGTGCTGCCCGCCTCACGGATGTGGTAGCCCGAGATGCTGATGGTGTTCCAGCGGGGCACCTCGTCCTTACAGAACCCGAAGATGTCGGTGATGATGCGCATCGAGGCGCGCGGCGGATAGATGTAGGTGCCGCGAGCGATATACTCTTTGAGCAGGTCGTTCTGGATGGTGCCGCGAAGCTTGCTCGCGTCGACACCCTGCTGCTCGCCGACCGCGATATACAGCGACAACAAGATCGCCGCGGTCGAGTTGATCGTCATCGACGTGGAGACCTTGTCGAGCGGAATCTCGTCGAACAGCGTCTCCATGTCGGCGATGGAGTCGATCGCCACACCCACCTTGCCGACCTCGCCCTGGGCGCGCGGCGAGTCGGAGTCGAAGCCCATCTGAGTGGGCAGGTCGAAGGCCACCGAAAGCCCCGTGGTGCCCTGGTCGAGCAGGTACTTGTAGCGCTGATTCGACTCGGCGGCGGTGCCGAAGCCTGCGTACTGGCGCATCGTCCACAGCCGGCCGCGATACATCGTCGGCTGGATGCCGCGCGTAAACGGGTACTGGCCGGGAAAGCCCAGGTCGTCGAGGTAGTCGAGTTCGGCGGTGTCCTGCGGGCCGTACAACAGGTCGACGGGCGCGCCGTCGGACAGGTTGAACTCGTCGCGGCGCACGCCGTACTTGTCGAGGATGGGCTGGAGGGTCTTTTGCTCCCACTCCGCCTTTGCTTGCTCGATTTCTTCGAGCAGGGCTTGCTGTTGCTTCGGGTTTTCGTCAGTCATTGCCGTGTCGCCTTTCGTTTTTTGTCGGCTCTGCCGATTCGCGACACCCCCGGGGCGGCCTACGCCGCCCGCGCGGAGGCGCCCCCGGGGGTGCTCAACCTAGCTATGCCTGCTCAATACTCACCAACACATCCCCAATCTCCACAGCATCCCCTTCACTGACGTGAATCGTCGAGACGCTGCCGGTGATGTGCGCTTTGAGGTCGTTCTCCATCTTCATCGCCTCGACGATGATGACGCATTGGCCCTCTTCGACGTCGTCGCCCTCGGCGCACTGCAGCGCCACGACCTTGCCGGCCATGGGGCTGACCAGATCGGGGCCGCCGGCGCCGCGCGCGCCCACGCCGGCCACGCGCATGCGCTTTTGGCGCTCGTTGAGCACGTTGACGTGGTGGGTCTCGTTGCGCAGCTGCACGGTGTGCTCGCTCTCTTTGGCGCGCACGTCGACGTCGTAGGAGGCGCCGTCGATGAGCATCTGCAGCCGGCCGTTCTCGGGGGCGTAGGCGTCGATGACGACTTCTTGTCCTTCGGGGGTGACCACTTTGTAGCGGCCGTCTTCGAGGGTCTCGACCTCGAAACAGCGTGCCTCTTCGTCGTCACCGTTGGTGATAAAATATGCAGACATGACTCAGTACCTCCTCAAAGCGCGAAATCGCCCAAGTTGCTTCCAACCGCTGCCGGCCTTCTGGGTGGCCTTGGCGCCCTCGGCGCCGCCGCCGGCCTCGGCGATGGCTTCGTCGCGTCGGTGCGCGGCGAGCACCGCGGCCAGCTCGGCCACCTCGGTGTGGGCGGGCGCGGGCTTCTGGCGGTCCTTCATCATGCGCGGGACGAACTCGGTGTCGTAAGCGCCCTCGACGAAGTCGGGATGCCCGAGCACTTCTTGGTGGAAGGCGATATTGGTGATGATGCCGCTGACGGTGTATTCGGAGAGCGCGCGGCGCATGCGCCCGAGGGCGTGCTCGCGGTCCTCGCCCCACACGACCAACTTCGAGATCATCGGGTCGTAGTGCACCGGCACGGTCGCGCCCGAGTAGACCCCGCTATCCTCGCGCACGCCGGGACCGTCCGGGCCGCTCAGGTAGCTGATGGGACCGGGCGCGGGCATGAAGTTGTTCTCGGGATCTTCGGCGTAGATGCGGCACTCGATGGCGTGGCCGCTGCTCTTGAGGTCTTCCTGAGTGAACGGAAGCTCTTCGCCGTCGGCGATGCGCACCTGCCAGCGCACGAGGTCCATGCCCGTGATCATCTCGGTGATCGGGTGCTCGACCTGCAGACGGGTGTTCATCTCGAGGAAGTAGAAGTTCTGCTCGTGGTCGAGCAAGAACTCGACGGTGCCCGCGCCGATATAATCGACGGCCTGGGCGGCCTTGACGGCGACCTCGCCCATCGCTTTTCGCGTGGCCTCCTCGAGGACCGGGCAGGGAGTCTCTTCGATGATCTTTTGGTGGCGACGCTGCACCGAGCAGTCACGCTCGAACAGGT
It encodes:
- a CDS encoding type II secretion system F family protein, with the translated sequence MTDPQAEQFCQTFADGLESGIGYARILDILARQDFDKKTIGRLREALLERGDLLGEALARYGLLDPNARKLILVAEEQGVLPESFAQLGRIYGKRYARKKAFAASLIEPLILIALGLIVFRNIIGGNIVKLAFSRDTNERIIDILIMSGIESAMFALACFVVFFLWLNLPVDFAPRDLFSRIWMRMPVVSDPGRHYSVALFCRYLQQSIDSGMTVYQGIELAAEASNHPGILDHYQKAQKRIEDGYSLAEALNTIRTLPVEVLENVDIGEESGRLDERLTFLAQRYEDKANESFKNRMSAYTWILRYGIIVLVISMVLMSISELDFL
- a CDS encoding alpha-isopropylmalate synthase regulatory domain-containing protein; the encoded protein is MYEKQRKMIGLMKEILQEDYLHLQVHSYTLNEDLDKGSVDISCRLSDQQDDKFEVTGGGVGVIDALFDGLKKRMADDYPSLESIRFSEFSIEGLISSDDSPDVATQAEAVATVGILNSENKEFQFEAKAPSVSRAGIEATIQAAEYFVNSERTYVKLHEILEHYRSEGRTDLVEKYTDLMSKVVQNTSYSEVVEQIRKEMR
- a CDS encoding NAD(P)-dependent oxidoreductase, with amino-acid sequence MPKIDGVRYLNSKFKKALILEHPDPSLDDYLRAQGIEPDRRETQDEDEVVEILKEGQHDLLYKRSRFIVNERVLQASENLAAIMLCCIGDDSVDKEACAREGVMVMNDPISNGWSVVEMIFGELITVARRIYDSVHKSNRHEWTKDNKNRYELRGKSLSIIGLGNIGKQVAKMAEAFDMDVYFYDASEVAREVGTTLGWTACDTMTQAFREGDFVTVHVSAEDPRGHSNENMLNYEEHFSQLGANRGENSPRIFLNAARGFLYEPDDLIRAVNEEKIRHAMVDVFPEEPGNKQDPWHNPYAEVERIFNTPHIGAATQEAQPRIAKHKATTTQLFDCYGTVRDTVFSPGHVIGVEAEDPDIILTVVHSDVRGTKKAVDDCIYEAGLSNMQSSHRDFARYGFAYDVNAVDRPLSREQLAQLVKAAREITGDDSAIRAIRMIDVGEGACAE
- a CDS encoding acetyl-CoA carboxylase biotin carboxyl carrier protein subunit → MSAYFITNGDDEEARCFEVETLEDGRYKVVTPEGQEVVIDAYAPENGRLQMLIDGASYDVDVRAKESEHTVQLRNETHHVNVLNERQKRMRVAGVGARGAGGPDLVSPMAGKVVALQCAEGDDVEEGQCVIIVEAMKMENDLKAHITGSVSTIHVSEGDAVEIGDVLVSIEQA
- a CDS encoding lamin tail domain-containing protein codes for the protein MSNVVPTLAVLLLGLVASGCNLAVDVDEYPYRGRGDAFLVEDTTDTTDITDTSVQDGGDTSDTADTIDPQDITDEKPPSGKPFLIFTELMPDSSMPPDESTEYGEFIEVKNIGTAPADPRRIIIQLGGSERRIQVDPFPSDDAEREVFDNLQWIEPGEYFVFVREDRDYYKLTAELEAGTFYEYGRWFDAVPLSNSSRRLQLSYKAAEFHLVEHDAIEWAGGRLIDPTGESIETLGSQEDVAWGLHRDFEDAQENNDPTNWCFHVTPLTDSPVMASPGRPTPTDCVGEE
- a CDS encoding acyl-CoA mutase large subunit family protein, which gives rise to MTDENPKQQQALLEEIEQAKAEWEQKTLQPILDKYGVRRDEFNLSDGAPVDLLYGPQDTAELDYLDDLGFPGQYPFTRGIQPTMYRGRLWTMRQYAGFGTAAESNQRYKYLLDQGTTGLSVAFDLPTQMGFDSDSPRAQGEVGKVGVAIDSIADMETLFDEIPLDKVSTSMTINSTAAILLSLYIAVGEQQGVDASKLRGTIQNDLLKEYIARGTYIYPPRASMRIITDIFGFCKDEVPRWNTISISGYHIREAGSTAAQEVGFTLANGIAYVESALESGLDIDNFAGRLSFFFNVHNNFLEEVAKFRAARRLWARIVKERFGAKKERSMRLRFHSQTAGSTLTAQQPKVNVVRVALQALASVLGGTQSLHTNSWDEALSLPNEDAVRLALRTQQVIAHESGVADFIDPLAGSYAVESLTDRIEEEARAYIERIDDLGGAVAGIEKGFQQSEIQEAAYQAQLRQERGEDIIVGVNEFQTGHQPPEDLLRVDEKVERSQVERLREFKASRAQDDVDKARAALKKAAEGSDNLMPHILNAVKKKVTLGEISDTLREVFGEYVERVVL
- a CDS encoding response regulator transcription factor, whose product is MADQKETDLDLNETLENTTSQYGEPEERERPLILLADDDAEIRKILRAHFESMDCDLIESADGAETLESIIVHRPNLVILDVMMPELSGWEICKYVRERDDAFSSVGIVMLTAIGPTNNELTSPLFGADDYIDKPFDFDELEFKVRKVLSERAEQ
- the accC gene encoding acetyl-CoA carboxylase biotin carboxylase subunit; this encodes MFEKVLVANRGEIAVRVIRSLREMGIASVAVFSEADREALHVRLADEAYCVGPASSNESYLRIDKILEVVEKSGAQAIHPGYGFLSENADFARACDEAGVVFIGPKPYAIEAMGEKTRARTLMEKAGVPLVPGTEDAIEDAEEALEIAKEMGFPVLVKASAGGGGKGMRRVDRAEDFIASFEGARREALSAFGNGDVFVEKYVVNPKHVEIQVLADGHGNCVHLFERDCSVQRRHQKIIEETPCPVLEEATRKAMGEVAVKAAQAVDYIGAGTVEFLLDHEQNFYFLEMNTRLQVEHPITEMITGMDLVRWQVRIADGEELPFTQEDLKSSGHAIECRIYAEDPENNFMPAPGPISYLSGPDGPGVREDSGVYSGATVPVHYDPMISKLVVWGEDREHALGRMRRALSEYTVSGIITNIAFHQEVLGHPDFVEGAYDTEFVPRMMKDRQKPAPAHTEVAELAAVLAAHRRDEAIAEAGGGAEGAKATQKAGSGWKQLGRFRALRRY